One bacterium genomic window, GATCGTCCGCAATCATCCACCACTTGGCAATCGGAGCCGGCGCTCTATCGGCTTGCCGTGGGTATGTGGGGGGATATGGAGACACTCTATCCACTCGGGTTGACGCCAAGTCATCTCTCACGCTCGGACAATCTAGTTGGCGAACAGAGTTTTGCGAACCCGGTTCCACTGCCGTACTCGGAAGAATGGGTTCGGGTCGAACCTTCACAACGATTCTATCTCTTGACACCAACTCTTAGCGGACTGGTTCTTCCACTAGGGCGGAGCACAAGTATGTATCAACAATCCGATCTCGTGGAGTTTGATACTGCGACAAGTAGCGTCTATGTTAATCGCGGACGCGGTGGATTTGCTAATACGACTTTTGAGTTTGCCAGCAATTTCGGCAGTTTCGGCAGTATTCGCGCCGATGGTACCTTTCAGAAAAACGACGGTCTCTATTCCGGAGCGGATTCAAAACTAAGCAGAATGCGTTTGACAGTTGAACCGCGATTGAGCGACAATTTGTTGGGAAGAGCACACTATTCGTTCAATCGATTACGCGGAAGCAAAGTATATTTTCCGACAGATTTTCAGTTTGATGGCAATGTGACCGACAATTTCGCGACGCTCTCTACATCGCTTACGTATCTGAGATCGGAAGATTCGCAATTTGATCTGCGCCTTAGCTATCGAAATGACGACCAGCGATTTGACGATGCTGGGGTCAAAGCAGAACAGCGGTTTCGCGTAGTCGAGTCTCAGCTTGAGTTTCAGCGTCGGCATTTGAAGAATACGACCTCAGTTGCAGTGACTTCGCGATATCTAAACTATCAAAGTCAAGGAATGGGTACTTCGAGTATCTACTTCGATGCCGGATTGCGTCGCTTAGGTGCAATATCCGAGCGAGCAAGCTACTTTGCATCAGCCTCCTTGGTTGGTTCCGACAAGCTCAGCCCGGCTCCAAATGTGATGGCCTCATCATCATTTCAAGCGTCCACTAATACTACCTTGTCCGTCATCGGCGGTTGGCGAAGCATTCAACCGCAACCTGAGATGTTGTTCATGGAGCCGGTGCATGCTGTGCTTGCCGACACGGTTGTGACGTATTCGATATCTTCCGATCCTGACTTAGGCGTTGGCTCAGCGGCTAGTTTGGAGATGGTGCTCAATTACAGTAGACCGAGATTGAGCATGCAGGTAGTCGGAGGCGCAATAAACATGATGAATGTCTCGGAGTGGCAGTTTAGCGAAGACTCGCTGGAATATGGAAGATATAGCGCCGTTGAGGTTGACAAGAATGTCTTTTATGGCACGCTGAAGGTGCATGCAGAGCCCTTCACTCGGGTAACCGCCAACGCTTCTTACGGACTAAGGCATGTCAGTAGCGGTGGCAATGAGATCACCTCGGGTCCAATTCACACCGCGAACGGATCGGCTTGGTATCGATTTCCTATCAACCGTTTCAGATTGTGGTTAAATGTCGGGGCTGGCGCAACATTCCGCTCTGCTGCTAATCGTTATCTTGCCGGAGGCGTTGAAGATGGTGTGATCTTGACCGAAACGTACTTCAGTTTTGATCTCAAGCGTTTTCATTTCTATTTCAATTACCAGAACCTCCTTGATGTGGAGTATACGCTAAACAACATACAACAACCAGGTCGATCCGTCTGGTGGGGATTCAAATGGAATTTTGTGGATTAGTGCAGTTTCATGAATCGGAGTGATGCATATCAGCTTGTCGTTGAGAAAATTGGCGAAGGCAATTTACTAAAGCACATAATCAGCGTTGAAGCTTTGATGCGCCGGTTAGCAGAGCACTTTGGCGAAGATGTTGACCGCTGGGGATTGGTTGGATTGCTCCATGATCTGGATTATGCTGAAACAGCGAACGCTCCTGAGCGACACACTTTTGTCACGAGTGATTGGCTCAGCACTTATCCCGAAATCGATGATGCAATGAAGTACGCTATCCACTGCCATGCCGACCACAAGCCGTGCGTCTCGCGAATGGATTGGGCGCTCTATGCCGCCGATCCGACAACCGGCCTACTGACGGCGTCAGCGCTGATGCATCCGACCCGGAAAATCGCTGAAGTGCAAGTCTCGTCGGTCATGAAACGGTTCAAGGACAAACGATTCGCTGCCGGGGCGCGACGCGAAGCAATTTCGAAGTGCTCCGAGTTGGGATTATCCTTGGAAGAATTCCTTGGACTCTCGCTTGATGGTATGCGCCGGATTTCATCTGAATTGGGATTGTAGGAAAGGGAAGTGGTAGCAGAGTGTCGATAAGCGGAGAATACTCACGTCTCAAAGCCCAAATCGGCTGGGTGATGTATGACTTCGCCAACACGATTTTCTCAATGAACATCGTAACCTATTTCTTTTCACCTTGGATCATCGAAGACCTCAAGACTAAGGATATCTACTTTTCTCTCAGCTATTCGGCATCGATGCTTTTAGTCGCTGTGACATTGCCTGCATTGGGGAGAAAAGCCGACCTCGGGGGATCGCGACTTCAGAATCTGCGAACATTCACTTTTCTCTGCGTGGCAGCAACAGTCTTGCTTTCTCTGTTTGCCCTTCTCAATCTATCGCCGTTGGTCACAGTCGTTGTGGCACTGATATGCTTCGCTGCAGCCAACTACTTCTATGAAGGCGGGTTGACATTTTACAATGCACTGATATCGGATGTGTCAACCCCGTCGACTGTAGGCAAGATCTCCGGTATAGGGACAGGGATCGGCTATGCCGGCTCAATCACGGGACTTCTAATCGTCTTTCCGCTCGTCGGGATGAACCTGATTGAGGGTCTCTCGGGACGAGTGTATACATTCCTGCCCACGGCGCTACTATTCTTGATATTCGCGTTGCCATGCCTTTACTGGGTCAGAGAGCAGCCCCGCGCCAATGTAAGTGCCGTCAAAAAGGAGTCTTTTGTCGAGAGCCTGAAGCGCGCAGTAAGAGATACACGGCAGTACCCGGGATTGGTCCGTTATATGATTGGCAACTTCCTGGTGATCGACGCAGTCAATACCGTCATCATCTTCATGGGAGTGTACTCCAGCACGGTAGTTGGCTTTGAGGAAGACGACAAACTCATCCTCTTCATTACTTCCACTTCATTTGCGCTTGTTGGCTCTATTCTCTATGGCTACCTCACGGACAAGATTAGGTCAAAACCGGCAATGTTGATTTCAGTGTTTGGCTGGATAATCTCTCTCGCTGCTGCCACTATCGCCTCGGAGAAAGTGCATTTTTACATAATTGGGGCCTTCTTCGGCGTATTCCTCGGAGCCGTTTGGACGGCGAGTCGACCACTCTTGAATAGTCTCGTTCCTGAAGAGAAGCTGGGACAGTTCTACGGTGTTTATTCGCTCTGTTCGAAAGCGGCGGCGACGCTTGGCCCTCTCATTTGGGGTGTTGTCGCCCTGCTTGGCGAGCAACACAAACCACTGGGAAAGTTTGCCATTGAGACACTCAATCGGGTAGGAATAGTCCTCTCAG contains:
- a CDS encoding HDIG domain-containing protein produces the protein MNRSDAYQLVVEKIGEGNLLKHIISVEALMRRLAEHFGEDVDRWGLVGLLHDLDYAETANAPERHTFVTSDWLSTYPEIDDAMKYAIHCHADHKPCVSRMDWALYAADPTTGLLTASALMHPTRKIAEVQVSSVMKRFKDKRFAAGARREAISKCSELGLSLEEFLGLSLDGMRRISSELGL
- a CDS encoding MFS transporter, which translates into the protein MSISGEYSRLKAQIGWVMYDFANTIFSMNIVTYFFSPWIIEDLKTKDIYFSLSYSASMLLVAVTLPALGRKADLGGSRLQNLRTFTFLCVAATVLLSLFALLNLSPLVTVVVALICFAAANYFYEGGLTFYNALISDVSTPSTVGKISGIGTGIGYAGSITGLLIVFPLVGMNLIEGLSGRVYTFLPTALLFLIFALPCLYWVREQPRANVSAVKKESFVESLKRAVRDTRQYPGLVRYMIGNFLVIDAVNTVIIFMGVYSSTVVGFEEDDKLILFITSTSFALVGSILYGYLTDKIRSKPAMLISVFGWIISLAAATIASEKVHFYIIGAFFGVFLGAVWTASRPLLNSLVPEEKLGQFYGVYSLCSKAAATLGPLIWGVVALLGEQHKPLGKFAIETLNRVGIVLSEGAASSIHYRLALAAQIVALVGGFIVLLKVPNRKQYQEDQQRSSLP